The following are from one region of the Populus trichocarpa isolate Nisqually-1 chromosome 8, P.trichocarpa_v4.1, whole genome shotgun sequence genome:
- the LOC18101498 gene encoding uncharacterized protein LOC18101498 isoform X4: MLVLIFGTCDEFLAGESLIEYVPYTYVRTCLHLQTRTCVNCKKKDVSSRPFNGELMALYSFQGFDKKDNGFVSNQLVVDKFDNDVSFQRDSKAELQDELVSKIDSEDLIKGSLGHKNHTDDKKRHGESRYPSKGSKRKNNRDIDPTEGDDSKLKDWKKSPSSESSEDKHKRARSPSHDKYHDEIHARSRSMSRDIVRERSRSRSVIEDEALLRRKRHHDRIENDSYDERMSRYSRNLRHNIGDSVRNVDREWSVSYIKSFDGEEWHHNKDAPDGERSRERERERRREKEQERSREREVDRDRRREMENERSKESDWRREKEQDRELDGERRREKGQERSRDRVEEIDRKKRMETDMTKHKNMQRASNRDRDKERERENGRDRYRERDRARDHDSGKERDRERRNDRDRDREKSRVIKSNSEKFYNSNSNLLGQGRDNLNRDEDDQDDFEERIALKLAEQEEDNLDRIKEESRKRRDAILEKYRNQQLQQLKESGSEDADKNKEPIEGSGQSAAADNVAPETLDGRTDGADVYVIETSFSVGKSPLQNGIQASKRTSGTTGLGEGSPKSERSDEKLCDDIFGETPVGVCKSGKGDEKYCDDIFGETPVGVRKTGKGEGLPIVRSGLHDNWDDPVGYYSHRFGEVLDGRYEIVAAHGKGVFSTVVRARDLNAGIDEPEEVAIKIIRNNETMRKAGDTEVSILKKLAGQDPENKRHCVRFLSSFKYRNHLCLVFESLHMNLREVLKKFGRDIGLKLTAVRAYAKQLFIALKHLRNCGVLHSDIKPDNMLVNEAKNVLKLCDFGNAMFSGKNEITPYLVSRFYRAPEIILGLPYDHPMDMWSVGCCLYELYSGKVLFPGSTNNDMLRLHMELKGPFPKKMLKKGAFVDQHFDNDLNFHATEEDPVTKKIMKKIIVNIKAKDVGSIISGSPGEDPKMLANFKDLLEKIFVLDPEKRMTVYQALAHPFITVFRMAEVKTGDMWSAVLFTGGSFSGMYWFYCKTTCQRRFFSSCNHF, from the exons AtgcttgttttgatttttggaaCATGTGATGAATTTTTGGCTGGTGAGAGTCTTATCGAGTATGTTCCATACACCTATGTAAGAACCTGCTTGCACCTACAAACACGAACATGTGTGAATTGCAAAAAGAAAGACGTTTCCTCTAGGCCTTTCAATGGAGAACTGATGGCTTTATATTCATTC cAGGGATTTGACAAGAAAGACAATGGTTTCGTGAGTAATCAACTAGTTGTTGATAAGTTTGACAATGATGTCAGCTTTCAAAGAGATTCTAAGGCTGAGCTTCAAGATGAGTTAGTTTCTAAAATTGACTCAGAGGATCTTATCAAAGGTAGTTTGGGTCACAAAAACCATACAGATGACAAGAAGAGGCATGGGGAATCTAGATACCCTTCAAAAGGAAGTAAGCGAAAGAATAACCGGGATATTGACCCAACTGAGGGTGATGATAGCAAATTAAAGGATTGGAAGAAGTCACCATCATCTGAAAGCAGCGAGGACAAGCATAAGAGGGCACGTTCACCATCACATGATAAGTATCATGATGAGATTCATGCTAGAAGTAGATCAATGTCACGAGATATAGTTAGGGAGAGATCTCGTTCCCGTAGTGTAATTGAAGATGAGGCTCTTTTGAGAAGAAAAAGACACCATGACAGGATTGAGAATGACTCTTATGATGAAAGAATGTCTAGATACAGCAGGAATTTGCGGCACAACATTGGAGATTCAGTGAGAAATGTGGATAGGGAATGGAGTGTTAGTTACATCAAGTCTTTTGATGGAGAAGAATGGCATCACAATAAGGATGCACCGGACGGAGAGAGGAgcagggagagggagagggaacgGAGAAGAGAGAAGGAACAAGAGAGAAGCAGGGAGAGAGAGGTTGACAGGGATAGGAGAAGGGAGATGGAAAATGAGAGGAGCAAGGAAAGCGATTGGAGAAGGGAGAAGGAACAAGATAGGGAGCTAGATGGGGAAAGGAGGAGGGAGAAAGGACAGGAGAGGAGTAGGGACAGGGTGGAGGAGATAGATAGAAAAAAACGGATGGAAACAGATATgaccaaacacaaaaatatgcaaAGGGCTAGCAACAGAGATAGAgataaggagagagaaagggagaatgGTAGAGATAGGTACAGAGAAAGGGATAGAGCTAGGGACCATGACAGTGGAAAAGAACGGGACAGGGAGAGGCGAAATGACAGGGATAGGGATAGGGAGAAATCTAGGGTTATTAAGAGCAATTCagagaaattttataattcCAACAGTAATTTGTTAGGACAGGGAAGAGACAATCTAAACAG AGATGAAGATGACCAAGATGATTTTGAAGAAAGGATTGCACTGAAATTAGCTGAACAGGAAGAGGATAATCTTGATAGAATAAAGGAGGAGAGTAGAAAGCGAAGGGATGccattcttgaaaaatatagaaatcaGCAGTTGCAGCAGCTGAAAGAGTCTGGATCAGAAGATGCAGACAAAA ACAAGGAGCCTATAGAAGGTTCTGGCCAATCAGCAGCAGCTGACAATGTTGCTCCAGAAACTCTTGATGGTAGGACTGATGGTGCTGATGTTTATGTTATCGAGACATCATTTTCTGTGGGGAAATCACCTTTACAAAATGGAATACAAGCTTCCAAGAGGACTTCAGGAACTACAGGGCTTGGAGAGGGTTCGCCAAAG AGTGAGAGATCAGATGAAAAATTATGTGATGATATTTTTGGAGAGACTCCTGTTGGAGTTTGTAAATCG GGTAAAGGAGATGAAAAATATTGTGATGATATTTTTGGAGAGACTCCTGTTGGAGTTCGTAAAACG GGTAAAGGAGAGGGTTTGCCAATCGTGAGGAGTGGTCTTCATGACAATTGGGATGATCCTGTAGGATATTATA GCCACCGATTTGGAGAAGTACTTGATGGTCGATATGAGATTGTTGCTGCTCATGGAAAAGGTGTCTTTTCTACAGTAGTTCGCGCAAGGGATCTGAACGCTGGCATTGATGAACCTGAAGAAGTGGCTATAAAAATTATACGCAACAATGAAACAAT GCGTAAGGCTGGTGATACAGAGGtttcaatattgaagaaattagcAGGTCAAGATCCAGAGAACAAGCGTCACTGTGTTcgttttctttcaagtttcaagtATAGAAACCAtctttgtttagtttttgaatCTCTTCATATGAACCTGCGTGAGGTCCTAAAAAAGTTTGGTCGAGATATTGGCCTTAAACTAACTGCTGTTAGGGCATATGCGAAGCAGCTTTTTATTGCTCTGAAGCATCTAAGGAACTGTGGTGTTCTTCACAGTGATATAAAGCCTGATAATATGCTT GTAAATGAGGCAAAAAATGTGCTGAAGCTTTGTGATTTCGGTAATGCGATGTTTTCTGGTAAAAATGAAATTACACCGTACCTTGTAAGCCGATTTTATCGTGCTCCTGAAATAA TTCTTGGTTTGCCGTATGATCATCCGATGGATATGTGGTCTGTTGGTTGCTGCTTGTATGAACTTTATTCTGGAAAAGTTCTTTTTCCAGGTTCTACAAACAATGACATGCTACGACTTCACATGGAATTGAAGGGCCCTTTCCCAAAGAAGATGCTTAAGAAG GGTGCATTTGTTGACCAGCATTTTGATAatgatttgaattttcatgCTACAGAGGAAGATCCTGTTACTAAAAAG ATTATGAAAAAGATTATTGTGAACATAAAGGCAAAGGATGTTGGGTCTATTATTTCTGGCTCTCCTGGTGAGGATCCAAAGATGCTAGCAAACTTTAAAGATCTTCTAGAAAAAATCTTTGTGTTGGATCCTGAGAAGAGGATGACAGTTTATCAAGCACTAGCTCACCCATTCATCACGG TTTTTCGCATGGCTGAAGTCAAAACTGGTGATATGTGGTCAGCAGTACTCTTTACAGGCGGTTCATTCAGTGGAATGTACTGGTTCTATTGTAAGACAACTTGCCAAAGGcgttttttctcctcttgtaatcatttttaa
- the LOC18101498 gene encoding uncharacterized protein LOC18101498 isoform X3 translates to MASDSDASRRKHRGSSSDDEVEKSSKRQKHRHHHHRHHRHRSKKHGGDTKQGGEEIAPPTLPPPVPVAHSNRADNDDVEEGEILEEEGFGGVDIKANELREEITDSQNLQGFDKKDNGFVSNQLVVDKFDNDVSFQRDSKAELQDELVSKIDSEDLIKGSLGHKNHTDDKKRHGESRYPSKGSKRKNNRDIDPTEGDDSKLKDWKKSPSSESSEDKHKRARSPSHDKYHDEIHARSRSMSRDIVRERSRSRSVIEDEALLRRKRHHDRIENDSYDERMSRYSRNLRHNIGDSVRNVDREWSVSYIKSFDGEEWHHNKDAPDGERSRERERERRREKEQERSREREVDRDRRREMENERSKESDWRREKEQDRELDGERRREKGQERSRDRVEEIDRKKRMETDMTKHKNMQRASNRDRDKERERENGRDRYRERDRARDHDSGKERDRERRNDRDRDREKSRVIKSNSEKFYNSNSNLLGQGRDNLNRDEDDQDDFEERIALKLAEQEEDNLDRIKEESRKRRDAILEKYRNQQLQQLKESGSEDADKNKEPIEGSGQSAAADNVAPETLDGRTDGADVYVIETSFSVGKSPLQNGIQASKRTSGTTGLGEGSPKSERSDEKLCDDIFGETPVGVCKSGKGDEKYCDDIFGETPVGVRKTGKGEGLPIVRSGLHDNWDDPVGYYSHRFGEVLDGRYEIVAAHGKGVFSTVVRARDLNAGIDEPEEVAIKIIRNNETMRKAGDTEVSILKKLAGQDPENKRHCVRFLSSFKYRNHLCLVFESLHMNLREVLKKFGRDIGLKLTAVRAYAKQLFIALKHLRNCGVLHSDIKPDNMLVNEAKNVLKLCDFGNAMFSGKNEITPYLVSRFYRAPEIILGLPYDHPMDMWSVGCCLYELYSGKVLFPGSTNNDMLRLHMELKGPFPKKMLKKGAFVDQHFDNDLNFHATEEDPVTKKIMKKIIVNIKAKDVGSIISGSPGEDPKMLANFKDLLEKIFVLDPEKRMTVYQALAHPFITGK, encoded by the exons ATGGCGAGCGACTCCGATGCCTCACGTCGCAAGCACCGAGGATCTTCCTCCGATGACGAGGTGGAGAAGTCCTCGAAGCGCCAGAAACATCGTCACCATCATCACCGACATCACCGCCATCGTAGCAAGAAGCACGGAGGGGATACCAAGCAAGGCGGTGAAGAAATCGCTCCTCCTACTCTTCCTCCTCCGGTTCCTGTTGCGCATAGTAATAGAGCTGATAACGATGACGTGGAGGAAGGGGAAATTCTTGAGGAGGAAGGTTTTGGTGGTGTCGATATCAAGGCCAATGAATTACGTGAGGAAATAACTGATTCTCAAAATCTG cAGGGATTTGACAAGAAAGACAATGGTTTCGTGAGTAATCAACTAGTTGTTGATAAGTTTGACAATGATGTCAGCTTTCAAAGAGATTCTAAGGCTGAGCTTCAAGATGAGTTAGTTTCTAAAATTGACTCAGAGGATCTTATCAAAGGTAGTTTGGGTCACAAAAACCATACAGATGACAAGAAGAGGCATGGGGAATCTAGATACCCTTCAAAAGGAAGTAAGCGAAAGAATAACCGGGATATTGACCCAACTGAGGGTGATGATAGCAAATTAAAGGATTGGAAGAAGTCACCATCATCTGAAAGCAGCGAGGACAAGCATAAGAGGGCACGTTCACCATCACATGATAAGTATCATGATGAGATTCATGCTAGAAGTAGATCAATGTCACGAGATATAGTTAGGGAGAGATCTCGTTCCCGTAGTGTAATTGAAGATGAGGCTCTTTTGAGAAGAAAAAGACACCATGACAGGATTGAGAATGACTCTTATGATGAAAGAATGTCTAGATACAGCAGGAATTTGCGGCACAACATTGGAGATTCAGTGAGAAATGTGGATAGGGAATGGAGTGTTAGTTACATCAAGTCTTTTGATGGAGAAGAATGGCATCACAATAAGGATGCACCGGACGGAGAGAGGAgcagggagagggagagggaacgGAGAAGAGAGAAGGAACAAGAGAGAAGCAGGGAGAGAGAGGTTGACAGGGATAGGAGAAGGGAGATGGAAAATGAGAGGAGCAAGGAAAGCGATTGGAGAAGGGAGAAGGAACAAGATAGGGAGCTAGATGGGGAAAGGAGGAGGGAGAAAGGACAGGAGAGGAGTAGGGACAGGGTGGAGGAGATAGATAGAAAAAAACGGATGGAAACAGATATgaccaaacacaaaaatatgcaaAGGGCTAGCAACAGAGATAGAgataaggagagagaaagggagaatgGTAGAGATAGGTACAGAGAAAGGGATAGAGCTAGGGACCATGACAGTGGAAAAGAACGGGACAGGGAGAGGCGAAATGACAGGGATAGGGATAGGGAGAAATCTAGGGTTATTAAGAGCAATTCagagaaattttataattcCAACAGTAATTTGTTAGGACAGGGAAGAGACAATCTAAACAG AGATGAAGATGACCAAGATGATTTTGAAGAAAGGATTGCACTGAAATTAGCTGAACAGGAAGAGGATAATCTTGATAGAATAAAGGAGGAGAGTAGAAAGCGAAGGGATGccattcttgaaaaatatagaaatcaGCAGTTGCAGCAGCTGAAAGAGTCTGGATCAGAAGATGCAGACAAAA ACAAGGAGCCTATAGAAGGTTCTGGCCAATCAGCAGCAGCTGACAATGTTGCTCCAGAAACTCTTGATGGTAGGACTGATGGTGCTGATGTTTATGTTATCGAGACATCATTTTCTGTGGGGAAATCACCTTTACAAAATGGAATACAAGCTTCCAAGAGGACTTCAGGAACTACAGGGCTTGGAGAGGGTTCGCCAAAG AGTGAGAGATCAGATGAAAAATTATGTGATGATATTTTTGGAGAGACTCCTGTTGGAGTTTGTAAATCG GGTAAAGGAGATGAAAAATATTGTGATGATATTTTTGGAGAGACTCCTGTTGGAGTTCGTAAAACG GGTAAAGGAGAGGGTTTGCCAATCGTGAGGAGTGGTCTTCATGACAATTGGGATGATCCTGTAGGATATTATA GCCACCGATTTGGAGAAGTACTTGATGGTCGATATGAGATTGTTGCTGCTCATGGAAAAGGTGTCTTTTCTACAGTAGTTCGCGCAAGGGATCTGAACGCTGGCATTGATGAACCTGAAGAAGTGGCTATAAAAATTATACGCAACAATGAAACAAT GCGTAAGGCTGGTGATACAGAGGtttcaatattgaagaaattagcAGGTCAAGATCCAGAGAACAAGCGTCACTGTGTTcgttttctttcaagtttcaagtATAGAAACCAtctttgtttagtttttgaatCTCTTCATATGAACCTGCGTGAGGTCCTAAAAAAGTTTGGTCGAGATATTGGCCTTAAACTAACTGCTGTTAGGGCATATGCGAAGCAGCTTTTTATTGCTCTGAAGCATCTAAGGAACTGTGGTGTTCTTCACAGTGATATAAAGCCTGATAATATGCTT GTAAATGAGGCAAAAAATGTGCTGAAGCTTTGTGATTTCGGTAATGCGATGTTTTCTGGTAAAAATGAAATTACACCGTACCTTGTAAGCCGATTTTATCGTGCTCCTGAAATAA TTCTTGGTTTGCCGTATGATCATCCGATGGATATGTGGTCTGTTGGTTGCTGCTTGTATGAACTTTATTCTGGAAAAGTTCTTTTTCCAGGTTCTACAAACAATGACATGCTACGACTTCACATGGAATTGAAGGGCCCTTTCCCAAAGAAGATGCTTAAGAAG GGTGCATTTGTTGACCAGCATTTTGATAatgatttgaattttcatgCTACAGAGGAAGATCCTGTTACTAAAAAG ATTATGAAAAAGATTATTGTGAACATAAAGGCAAAGGATGTTGGGTCTATTATTTCTGGCTCTCCTGGTGAGGATCCAAAGATGCTAGCAAACTTTAAAGATCTTCTAGAAAAAATCTTTGTGTTGGATCCTGAGAAGAGGATGACAGTTTATCAAGCACTAGCTCACCCATTCATCACGGGCAAGTGA